In one Pseudomonas sp. R84 genomic region, the following are encoded:
- a CDS encoding oxygenase MpaB family protein has protein sequence MEFIRSRIENQLMSLTGLSLGQLDLENPKGDPGLFGPDSVSWQVHGDFSSMLIGGISALLLQALHPLALAGVWDHSNFRQDMLGRLRRTSQFVSGTTFGSRRDADWLIEKVRTIHLQVVGTAPDGRPYAASDADLLTWVHVAEVSNFLAAHLRYRNPQLSGADQDRYYAEIAVIAERLGARDVPKSRQAVADYLQRMRPQLLCDERSREVLRLLLDAPAPSVLARPFGDLMMKAGIDLLPDWASDMLDVRQSSLQRQLIRASVKRSAPMLRWAMRNGSVQRANRRMGLS, from the coding sequence ATGGAATTCATCCGCAGTCGTATTGAAAACCAACTCATGAGCCTGACCGGGCTGTCCCTCGGCCAACTCGATCTGGAAAACCCCAAGGGCGATCCCGGCCTGTTCGGCCCCGACTCGGTCAGTTGGCAAGTGCACGGCGATTTCAGCAGCATGTTGATCGGCGGGATCAGCGCGTTGTTGCTGCAAGCCCTGCATCCACTGGCACTGGCCGGGGTTTGGGATCATTCGAATTTTCGCCAGGACATGCTCGGGCGCTTGCGGCGTACCAGCCAGTTTGTTTCCGGCACCACGTTTGGCTCGCGCCGCGATGCAGATTGGTTGATCGAGAAGGTACGCACCATTCACCTGCAAGTCGTCGGCACCGCGCCGGATGGCCGGCCTTATGCGGCCAGCGATGCGGATTTGCTGACGTGGGTGCACGTGGCTGAAGTCAGTAACTTTCTGGCGGCGCATTTGCGTTATCGCAATCCGCAGTTGTCGGGGGCGGATCAGGATCGTTATTACGCGGAAATCGCCGTGATTGCCGAACGCCTCGGTGCGCGGGATGTGCCGAAATCGCGGCAAGCCGTAGCCGATTATCTGCAACGCATGCGCCCGCAGTTGCTGTGCGATGAGCGCAGCCGTGAGGTTTTGCGCTTGTTGCTCGACGCACCGGCGCCGAGTGTTCTGGCGCGACCGTTTGGCGATCTGATGATGAAGGCCGGTATCGATCTGTTGCCGGATTGGGCCAGCGATATGCTTGATGTGCGACAGAGTTCGCTGCAGCGCCAGTTGATTCGCGCCAGTGTCAAACGCAGCGCACCGATGCTGCGCTGGGCGATGCGCAATGGTTCGGTGCAACGCGCCAACCGCCGGATGGGGCTGAGCTGA
- a CDS encoding class I SAM-dependent methyltransferase: MSSLNQALRAALDQRQDLLAELHRQGTDCYRLFHGSQEGAGGLTIDRYGPQLLVQSFHQTLERDDLLQLHAMVNQSLGLETLLVYNDRSRGNSRIDREDSVYKAEDAALADLVGHEWGLNYRVRGRHAGQDPLLFLDLRNTRGWVKDHAKGKSVLNLFAYTCGVGLSAAAGGAREVCNLDFAEGNLAVGRENGLLNPQLPEMEFIQSDYFPAIRQLAGLPISQRRGQKLPSYQRLDQRQYDLVLLDPPAWAKSAFGTVDLLRDYQSLLKPALLTTADNGVLICCNNLAKVSMDDWREQVLRCAEKAGRPVREWSVMTPGADFPSMDQQPPLKTLILQL, from the coding sequence ATGTCTTCCTTGAATCAGGCGCTGCGCGCCGCCCTCGATCAACGCCAGGATCTGCTGGCCGAGTTGCACCGCCAGGGCACCGATTGCTATCGGCTGTTCCACGGCAGCCAGGAAGGCGCCGGCGGTCTGACTATCGACCGCTATGGCCCGCAACTGCTGGTGCAAAGCTTCCACCAGACGCTCGAGCGCGATGACCTGCTGCAATTGCACGCGATGGTTAATCAGAGCCTGGGGCTGGAAACGTTGCTGGTCTACAACGACCGCTCCCGTGGCAATTCGCGCATTGATCGTGAAGACAGCGTCTACAAAGCCGAAGACGCCGCGCTGGCCGATCTGGTCGGTCACGAATGGGGTCTGAACTACCGGGTGCGCGGTCGCCATGCCGGACAAGACCCGCTGCTGTTCCTCGACCTGCGCAACACGCGCGGCTGGGTCAAGGATCACGCCAAAGGCAAATCCGTGCTCAACCTGTTCGCCTACACCTGCGGCGTCGGCCTCAGTGCGGCCGCCGGTGGCGCGCGTGAAGTGTGCAACCTGGATTTCGCCGAAGGCAATCTGGCGGTCGGTCGCGAAAACGGTCTGCTCAACCCGCAGTTGCCCGAGATGGAGTTCATCCAGTCGGACTACTTCCCGGCCATTCGCCAACTCGCCGGCCTGCCGATCAGCCAGCGTCGCGGGCAGAAACTGCCGAGCTACCAACGCCTCGATCAGCGCCAATACGACCTGGTCCTGCTCGACCCGCCCGCGTGGGCCAAGAGCGCATTCGGCACTGTCGATTTACTGCGCGACTACCAGAGCCTGCTCAAACCGGCCCTGCTGACCACCGCCGACAACGGCGTGCTGATCTGCTGCAACAACCTGGCGAAAGTCAGCATGGACGACTGGCGCGAGCAGGTGCTGCGCTGCGCCGAGAAGGCTGGGCGACCGGTACGTGAGTGGAGCGTGATGACACCGGGCGCCGA
- the acs gene encoding acetate--CoA ligase encodes MFDISTFPKADAVRRAAQLSQEDYRRLYRESIEHPTAFWAEQATRFLDWSTPWQTVQRYDLKTGEAAWFAGGKLNVSYNCIDRHLEKRGEQTALLWEGDDPAESAQITYKKLHHHVCRLANVLKSRGVNKGDRVCIYMPMIPEAAYAMLACARIGAIHSVVFGGFSPDSLRDRILDADCRTVITADEGVRGGKFVPLKQNVDKALQSCPDVSTVVVVERTQGNVDWVEGRDLWYHQAVRDVSDDCPAEPMDAEDPLFILYTSGSTGKPKGVLHTTGGYLLQAAMTFKYVLDYRDGEVFWCTADVGWVTGHSYIVYGPLANGATTLMFEGVPSYPNSSRFWQVIDKHQVNIFYTAPTALRALMREGAEPLKETSRQSLRLLGSVGEPINPEAWEWYFNVVGEQRCPIVDTWWQTETGGIMLSPLVSAQRIKPGCATQPMFGVQPVLLDEHGKEIKGAGSGVLAIKSSWPAQIRSVYGDPQRMVDTYFKPYPGYYFTGDGARRDEDGDYWITGRIDDVINVSGHRIGTAEVESALVLHDSIAEAAVVGYPHDVKGQGIYAFVTPMNGTEPNDELKKELLAHVSKEIGSFAKPDLIQWAPALPKTRSGKIMRRILRKIACNELDSLGDTSTLADPSVVQGLIDKRLNQ; translated from the coding sequence ATGTTCGATATCAGCACGTTCCCCAAAGCCGATGCCGTCCGCCGGGCTGCGCAATTGAGTCAGGAAGACTATCGGCGCCTGTACCGCGAATCCATTGAACACCCCACGGCCTTCTGGGCCGAACAGGCCACGCGGTTCCTCGACTGGAGCACGCCGTGGCAGACCGTTCAGCGCTACGACCTGAAAACCGGTGAAGCCGCCTGGTTTGCCGGGGGCAAACTGAACGTCAGCTACAACTGCATCGACCGCCACCTGGAAAAGCGCGGCGAACAGACCGCACTGCTCTGGGAAGGCGACGATCCGGCCGAATCGGCACAAATCACTTACAAAAAACTCCATCACCATGTCTGCCGCTTGGCCAACGTGCTGAAAAGCCGTGGCGTGAACAAAGGCGACCGGGTGTGCATCTACATGCCGATGATCCCCGAAGCTGCCTACGCTATGCTTGCCTGTGCACGAATCGGCGCGATCCATTCGGTGGTGTTTGGCGGCTTCTCTCCTGATTCCCTGCGTGACCGTATTCTCGATGCCGATTGCCGCACAGTGATCACCGCCGACGAAGGTGTACGCGGCGGCAAGTTCGTGCCGCTCAAGCAGAACGTCGACAAAGCCCTGCAGAGTTGCCCGGACGTCAGCACCGTCGTGGTGGTAGAGCGCACCCAAGGCAACGTCGACTGGGTCGAAGGCCGCGACCTCTGGTATCACCAGGCTGTACGCGATGTCAGCGACGATTGCCCAGCGGAACCAATGGACGCCGAAGATCCGCTGTTCATCCTCTACACCTCGGGCAGCACCGGTAAACCCAAAGGCGTACTGCACACCACCGGCGGCTATTTGCTGCAAGCGGCGATGACTTTCAAATATGTGCTCGATTACCGCGACGGCGAGGTGTTCTGGTGCACCGCCGATGTTGGTTGGGTCACCGGCCACAGCTACATCGTCTACGGCCCGCTGGCCAACGGCGCGACCACGCTGATGTTCGAAGGCGTGCCGAGCTACCCGAACAGTTCACGATTCTGGCAGGTCATCGATAAACACCAGGTCAACATTTTCTACACCGCACCCACTGCGCTGCGCGCGTTGATGCGCGAGGGCGCCGAACCGTTGAAGGAAACCTCGCGGCAGAGCCTCAGATTACTCGGCAGCGTCGGTGAGCCAATTAACCCGGAAGCGTGGGAGTGGTATTTCAACGTGGTCGGCGAACAGCGCTGCCCTATCGTCGACACCTGGTGGCAGACCGAGACCGGCGGCATCATGCTCAGCCCGCTGGTCAGCGCCCAGCGGATCAAACCGGGCTGCGCCACGCAGCCGATGTTCGGCGTACAACCGGTACTGCTCGATGAACACGGAAAGGAAATCAAAGGCGCCGGCAGCGGCGTGCTGGCGATCAAATCCAGTTGGCCGGCGCAGATCCGCAGCGTCTACGGCGACCCGCAACGCATGGTCGACACCTATTTCAAACCCTACCCCGGCTACTACTTCACCGGCGACGGCGCGCGCCGCGATGAGGATGGCGATTACTGGATCACCGGGCGCATCGACGACGTGATCAACGTCTCCGGCCACCGCATCGGCACCGCCGAAGTCGAAAGCGCGCTGGTGCTGCACGACAGCATCGCCGAAGCCGCCGTGGTCGGTTACCCCCACGACGTCAAAGGTCAGGGCATCTACGCCTTCGTCACACCCATGAACGGCACCGAACCGAATGACGAGTTGAAAAAAGAATTGCTCGCCCACGTCAGCAAGGAAATCGGCAGCTTCGCCAAACCAGACCTGATCCAGTGGGCGCCGGCCTTGCCGAAAACCCGTTCAGGCAAGATCATGCGGCGCATTCTGCGCAAGATCGCCTGCAACGAACTCGACAGCCTCGGCGACACCTCGACCCTGGCTGATCCTAGTGTGGTGCAAGGCCTGATCGACAAGCGCCTCAATCAGTAA